A stretch of Sulfitobacter sp. THAF37 DNA encodes these proteins:
- a CDS encoding PLP-dependent aspartate aminotransferase family protein: MAATPDKRLQPATLAAQAAGAADAHTGGVVPAVHMATTFARDDDYAPLVPGNVYLRSHNENVRVAERLLSRLEGAADTLLFPSGMAAVAAVFRTVPNGASILVQSQIYWGTTAWIRAFCARRQITLHEVEAADTDAFAAACAAHRPAIAWVETPSNPWLRIVDIAAAAEAAHAVGAQLVVDSTAASPVLSQPLALGADIVMHSATKGINGHSDVLAGALCVADGESEIWRMVREDRDMAGAVLAPMEAWLLTRGMRTLPLRMREMSRSAQALAAYLSDHPRVEEVMYPGLPDHPGHALAARQMQGGFGGLLSFVVKGGAQAALQAAGRLQLFHRATSLGGVESLVEHRHTIEPDTGIPEGLLRLSVGIEDVGDLRDDLAQALGQ; the protein is encoded by the coding sequence ATGGCCGCCACGCCTGACAAAAGATTGCAACCGGCCACCCTTGCGGCGCAGGCGGCGGGGGCTGCTGACGCGCATACCGGCGGGGTTGTCCCTGCGGTGCATATGGCCACGACATTTGCGCGCGACGACGATTATGCGCCGCTGGTACCCGGCAACGTCTACCTGCGGTCCCACAACGAGAATGTGCGCGTGGCCGAACGGCTGCTGTCCCGGCTGGAGGGTGCAGCAGACACGCTGCTGTTCCCCTCGGGCATGGCGGCGGTGGCGGCGGTGTTCCGCACCGTGCCCAACGGGGCCAGCATCCTGGTGCAAAGCCAGATCTACTGGGGCACCACCGCCTGGATCCGGGCGTTCTGTGCCCGTCGCCAGATCACCCTCCACGAGGTCGAAGCCGCTGATACGGATGCCTTTGCCGCCGCCTGCGCCGCCCACCGGCCCGCCATCGCCTGGGTCGAGACGCCGTCGAACCCCTGGCTGCGGATCGTGGATATCGCCGCCGCGGCAGAGGCGGCGCATGCCGTCGGCGCGCAGCTGGTGGTCGACAGCACGGCGGCCAGCCCGGTCCTGAGCCAGCCGCTGGCCTTGGGCGCGGACATCGTGATGCATTCCGCGACCAAGGGGATCAACGGCCATTCCGACGTTCTGGCCGGCGCACTCTGTGTGGCGGACGGGGAAAGTGAGATCTGGCGCATGGTCCGCGAGGACCGCGACATGGCGGGGGCGGTGCTGGCCCCGATGGAGGCCTGGCTGCTGACGCGGGGGATGCGCACATTGCCGCTCCGGATGCGGGAAATGTCGCGCTCCGCCCAGGCGCTGGCGGCATACCTGTCGGATCACCCACGGGTAGAAGAGGTGATGTATCCCGGTCTGCCGGATCATCCGGGCCATGCGTTGGCGGCGCGTCAGATGCAGGGCGGCTTTGGCGGACTGCTGTCATTTGTCGTGAAGGGCGGGGCGCAGGCGGCCCTTCAGGCGGCGGGCCGGTTGCAACTGTTCCACAGGGCGACGTCGCTCGGCGGGGTCGAAAGCCTGGTGGAGCATCGCCACACGATCGAGCCGGATACCGGCATTCCCGAGGGGCTGCTGCGGCTGTCGGTCGGGATCGAAGATGTGGGGGATCTGCGCGATGATCTGGCGCAGGCGCTGGGGCAATAG
- a CDS encoding DUF3445 domain-containing protein: MKEILHSCLPPEMSQDRPLPGVAPCGATDWLRVDETYSAQMAYRAALLAERPDKVLWEPPEARAAATEVLEEALALLPGLGFSVEGNRVICPDGRRVVLDWEAPLRTLGHLVQQDICVMDKRGDEHVLVAAVLCFPASWRLADKAGRPLVAIHAPVAEYDAGLARRVQRLFDGVQPGRPLWRFNRLPYADSDLHHPTRADPTAPCRYLRAERQCVVRMPRSRAVAFTIHTHVVRRAG; encoded by the coding sequence ATGAAAGAGATACTGCACAGCTGCCTGCCACCCGAGATGTCGCAGGACCGGCCTCTTCCGGGTGTTGCCCCCTGCGGGGCGACGGACTGGTTGCGGGTGGATGAAACCTATTCCGCGCAGATGGCTTATCGCGCGGCGCTGCTGGCGGAGCGGCCCGACAAGGTATTGTGGGAGCCGCCCGAGGCCCGCGCCGCCGCGACCGAGGTGCTGGAGGAGGCGCTGGCCCTGTTGCCGGGGCTCGGCTTCTCGGTCGAAGGCAACCGGGTGATCTGCCCGGACGGGCGCAGGGTGGTGCTGGACTGGGAGGCGCCCCTGCGCACGCTGGGGCATCTTGTGCAGCAGGACATCTGCGTGATGGACAAGCGCGGGGATGAACATGTGCTGGTGGCGGCGGTGTTGTGCTTTCCGGCGAGCTGGCGGTTGGCCGACAAGGCGGGGCGGCCCCTGGTCGCGATCCACGCGCCGGTGGCGGAATATGACGCCGGTCTGGCGCGGCGGGTGCAGCGGCTGTTCGATGGGGTGCAGCCAGGCCGTCCGCTGTGGCGGTTCAACCGGCTGCCTTATGCTGACAGCGACCTGCATCATCCCACGCGCGCGGATCCCACCGCGCCCTGCCGCTATCTGCGGGCGGAGCGCCAGTGCGTGGTACGGATGCCGCGCAGCAGGGCGGTTGCCTTTACCATCCACACGCATGTGGTGCGGCGCGCGGGCTGA
- a CDS encoding P-II family nitrogen regulator, with protein sequence MKKIEAIIKPFKLDEVKEALQDVGVQGLSVIEVKGFGRQKGHTELYRGAEYVVDFLPKVKVEVVLDDDQVDAAIAAIVDAAKTEKIGDGKIFVTPVEQTIRIRTGETGSDAL encoded by the coding sequence ATGAAAAAGATCGAAGCGATCATCAAGCCTTTCAAGCTCGACGAAGTGAAGGAGGCGCTACAGGACGTCGGCGTCCAGGGTCTTTCCGTGATCGAGGTAAAGGGGTTCGGGCGCCAGAAGGGCCACACCGAACTCTATCGCGGCGCTGAATATGTCGTCGATTTCCTGCCCAAGGTTAAGGTCGAGGTCGTACTCGACGATGACCAGGTGGATGCGGCCATTGCCGCCATCGTTGACGCCGCCAAGACCGAAAAAATCGGCGACGGCAAGATCTTCGTCACGCCCGTCGAACAAACCATTCGCATCCGCACCGGCGAAACCGGCTCGGACGCGTTGTAA
- a CDS encoding glyoxalase superfamily protein, giving the protein MNTPSRDVLKAQAKRLRADLAARGQMLSHAEALETVAHQWGARDWNTIAARAANSHPGWAPGQRVTGRYLGHPFVAEVKAARQSSSGYWALTLRFDRPIDVVTSDLFSSFRRQVNTTVNAHGQSPQKTSDGQPHMVLDPI; this is encoded by the coding sequence ATGAATACCCCTTCCCGTGACGTTCTCAAGGCGCAGGCCAAACGCCTGCGCGCCGATCTGGCTGCCCGTGGCCAGATGCTCAGCCATGCCGAAGCACTGGAAACCGTGGCCCACCAGTGGGGCGCACGCGACTGGAACACCATCGCCGCGCGTGCCGCAAACAGCCATCCCGGCTGGGCGCCGGGTCAGCGTGTGACAGGCCGCTACCTGGGTCATCCCTTTGTGGCCGAGGTCAAGGCGGCGCGGCAGTCTTCCTCGGGCTACTGGGCGCTGACACTGCGGTTCGACAGACCGATCGACGTGGTCACGTCGGACCTGTTCAGTTCGTTCCGGCGGCAGGTCAACACGACGGTGAACGCGCACGGCCAATCGCCGCAAAAGACCTCGGACGGCCAGCCCCATATGGTGCTGGACCCGATTTGA
- a CDS encoding alpha/beta fold hydrolase, whose amino-acid sequence MATERITFPGHDGSDLAARLDLPEGPHLATALFAHCFTCGKDIPAARRIAARLAGMGIAVLRFDFTGLGHSAGEFANTSFTSNVADIAAAARYLDGRGMAPALLIGHSLGGAAVLKAAPDLPEVKAVATIAAPFDPGHVTRNFAEALPRIRAEGAAEVTLGGRPFRIGKGFVEDVEQGALGPALARLTAALLVLHSPTDDIVGIDSASQIFLGATHPKSFVTLDGADHLVSRRRDAEYVAGVIAAWAGRYLPLTPPAPPPGAPEGVVRVAEADSDGFLHDINSGPHHHVLADEPHAYGGTNKGMTPYGFLSAGLGACTSMTIRMYARRKGWPLEHVSVDVCHDKVHAQDAETGSGDKIDTWQRRIRLTGDLSADQRQRLLEIADKCPVHRTLERSSRVVTELLD is encoded by the coding sequence ATGGCCACAGAGCGCATCACCTTTCCCGGCCATGACGGCAGCGACCTTGCCGCCCGGCTGGATCTGCCCGAAGGGCCGCACCTGGCCACGGCGCTTTTCGCCCATTGCTTCACCTGCGGCAAGGACATCCCCGCAGCCCGCCGGATCGCGGCCCGGCTTGCCGGGATGGGCATCGCGGTGCTGCGGTTCGATTTCACCGGTCTCGGTCATTCGGCGGGGGAATTCGCCAATACCTCCTTCACCTCGAATGTCGCGGATATTGCCGCCGCCGCCCGCTATCTCGACGGGCGCGGGATGGCCCCCGCCCTGCTGATTGGTCATTCGCTGGGCGGTGCTGCGGTGCTCAAGGCAGCACCCGACCTGCCCGAGGTCAAGGCCGTGGCGACCATTGCCGCCCCCTTCGACCCCGGCCACGTTACCCGGAACTTCGCCGAGGCGCTGCCCCGCATCCGGGCCGAGGGCGCGGCCGAGGTGACGCTGGGGGGCCGTCCCTTCCGCATCGGCAAGGGCTTTGTCGAAGACGTGGAACAGGGTGCGCTGGGGCCGGCGCTGGCGCGGCTGACCGCGGCCCTGCTGGTGCTGCATTCGCCCACCGACGACATCGTCGGGATAGACAGCGCCAGCCAGATTTTCCTGGGCGCGACGCACCCCAAGAGCTTTGTTACCCTCGACGGGGCCGACCACCTGGTATCGCGCAGGCGCGACGCGGAATATGTCGCCGGTGTCATCGCCGCCTGGGCGGGGCGGTACCTGCCGCTGACCCCGCCCGCCCCGCCGCCCGGCGCCCCGGAAGGCGTCGTGCGCGTGGCCGAAGCGGATTCCGACGGATTTCTGCACGACATCAACAGCGGCCCGCATCACCACGTCCTGGCGGACGAGCCGCACGCCTACGGCGGCACGAACAAGGGGATGACACCCTACGGTTTCCTCTCTGCCGGACTGGGCGCCTGTACCTCGATGACGATCCGGATGTACGCCCGGCGCAAGGGCTGGCCGTTGGAACATGTCAGCGTCGATGTCTGCCACGACAAGGTGCATGCCCAAGACGCCGAGACCGGTTCAGGCGACAAGATCGACACCTGGCAGCGCCGGATTCGCCTGACCGGAGACCTGAGCGCCGACCAGCGCCAGCGGCTGCTGGAGATCGCCGACAAATGCCCGGTGCACCGCACGCTGGAACGCAGCTCTCGCGTAGTGACCGAACTCCTGGACTAA
- the glnA gene encoding type I glutamate--ammonia ligase, giving the protein MSTKEFLKKIKDEDIEYVDVRFTDTRGKLQHVTVCSDEVDEDFIEEGFMFDGSSIAGWKSIEASDMKLMLDTESAYVDPFYAEKTICVHCSIVEPDTGESYERDPRGTAEKAEAYLISSGIGDSAFFGPEAEFFLFDNVKFSNSINKVSYEVDASDGSWNTDTDYEMGNMGHRPGLKGGYFPVNPVDEAQDLRAEMLSTMKRLGMKVDKHHHEVASCQHELGLIFGTLTKQADELQKYKYVIHNVAHAYGKSATFMPKPISGDNGSGMHVNMSIWKDGKPLFAGDKYADLSQEALWYIGGILRHAKALNAFTNPSTNSYKRLIPGFEAPVLRAYSARNRSGCVRIPWTESPKAKRVEARFPDPASNPYLCFSALLMAGLDGIKNKIDPGEAMDKNLYDLPAEELADIPTVCGSLREALEELQADMDFLLAGDVFTRDQIEGYIELKMEEVHKYEHTPHPVEFGMYYSC; this is encoded by the coding sequence ATGAGCACCAAAGAGTTCCTCAAGAAGATCAAGGACGAAGACATCGAATACGTCGATGTGCGGTTCACCGACACGCGCGGCAAGCTGCAGCACGTCACCGTCTGCAGCGATGAGGTGGACGAGGACTTCATCGAAGAGGGTTTCATGTTCGACGGCTCCTCGATCGCAGGCTGGAAAAGCATCGAAGCCTCCGACATGAAGCTGATGCTGGACACCGAAAGCGCCTACGTCGACCCCTTCTATGCGGAAAAGACGATCTGCGTGCATTGCTCCATCGTTGAGCCGGACACCGGCGAAAGCTACGAGCGCGACCCGCGCGGCACCGCCGAAAAGGCCGAAGCCTACCTGATCTCTTCGGGTATCGGCGATTCCGCCTTCTTCGGTCCCGAGGCCGAGTTCTTCCTGTTCGACAACGTGAAGTTCTCCAACTCGATCAACAAGGTGTCCTACGAGGTCGATGCATCCGACGGGTCCTGGAACACCGACACCGATTACGAGATGGGCAACATGGGCCACCGTCCGGGCCTCAAGGGCGGCTATTTCCCGGTGAACCCCGTGGACGAGGCGCAGGATCTGCGGGCAGAAATGCTGTCCACCATGAAGCGTCTCGGCATGAAGGTGGACAAGCACCACCACGAAGTCGCCTCCTGCCAGCACGAGTTGGGCCTGATCTTCGGCACGCTGACCAAGCAGGCGGACGAGCTGCAGAAGTACAAGTACGTGATCCATAACGTCGCCCATGCCTACGGCAAGTCGGCCACTTTCATGCCCAAGCCGATCTCGGGCGACAACGGGTCGGGCATGCATGTGAACATGTCGATCTGGAAAGACGGCAAGCCGCTCTTTGCCGGTGACAAATATGCCGATCTCAGCCAGGAAGCCCTGTGGTACATCGGCGGTATCCTGCGCCACGCCAAGGCGCTGAACGCCTTCACCAACCCGTCGACGAACTCTTACAAGCGCCTGATCCCGGGCTTCGAAGCCCCCGTTCTGCGTGCGTACTCCGCGCGCAACCGCTCGGGCTGCGTGCGTATCCCGTGGACCGAGTCGCCGAAAGCGAAGCGGGTCGAAGCACGTTTCCCCGATCCCGCATCCAACCCCTACCTGTGCTTCTCTGCGCTGCTGATGGCGGGCCTTGACGGGATCAAGAACAAGATCGACCCGGGCGAAGCGATGGACAAGAACCTCTATGACCTGCCCGCCGAGGAACTGGCCGACATCCCGACCGTCTGCGGCAGCCTGCGCGAAGCCCTGGAGGAACTGCAGGCCGACATGGACTTCCTGCTGGCCGGTGACGTGTTCACCCGCGACCAGATCGAAGGCTACATCGAACTGAAGATGGAAGAGGTGCACAAGTACGAGCACACCCCCCATCCGGTCGAATTCGGCATGTACTACAGCTGCTGA
- a CDS encoding Hint domain-containing protein, translated as MKPNTVGRVGDNDRHAGQYSPYAVLDTGLVQGAMLLTLDGEIPVEFLSVGDKIITRDTGISKVMHIQRSTRAVHQIGLSAGSLGHTRPERDAILAGDQMVLIRDWRARALFNSERALVAARTLVDNEFITDLGTTETTLFQIFCDGPHILYADGLELGTADAAKARGAVLHAA; from the coding sequence ATGAAACCGAATACGGTCGGGCGCGTAGGCGACAATGATCGCCATGCGGGCCAGTACTCCCCTTACGCCGTCCTGGATACAGGACTGGTCCAAGGTGCCATGTTGCTCACGCTCGACGGAGAGATTCCGGTGGAATTTCTGTCGGTGGGCGACAAGATCATCACCCGCGATACCGGCATTTCCAAGGTCATGCACATCCAGCGCAGCACACGGGCCGTGCATCAGATCGGGCTGTCTGCGGGATCACTGGGCCACACCCGGCCCGAGCGGGACGCGATCCTTGCGGGGGACCAGATGGTGCTGATCCGCGACTGGCGCGCGCGGGCATTGTTCAATTCGGAACGCGCATTGGTGGCCGCACGCACGCTGGTGGACAACGAATTCATCACCGACCTTGGCACGACAGAAACAACTCTGTTCCAGATCTTCTGTGACGGCCCGCATATCCTTTATGCCGACGGGCTGGAACTGGGAACGGCCGATGCGGCCAAGGCACGCGGCGCGGTTCTGCACGCCGCCTGA
- a CDS encoding NAD(P)H-hydrate dehydratase → MVHPITRDTLDLALLRKGQGHKYDHGHVLVLSGGPGRTGAARLAARAALRIGAGAVTLGVPPAAQLEVAVQVTAVMLARVGDAAALHDLLAEGRFAALCLGPGFGMDANQQALVEGALDSGLPCVLDADALTIIGKSPTLIAGLHDACVLTPHLGEFRRVFGDIAASFEAKTMTKAQATAQAAQKAGCTVLLKGAETTIAAPDGSVTCHAATGARAVPWLATAGAGDTLAGMITGLLARGVDPASAAETATWLHAECARSFGPGLIAEDLAEELPKVLRGLGL, encoded by the coding sequence TTGGTTCACCCTATCACCCGCGACACCCTGGATCTTGCACTGCTGCGCAAAGGGCAGGGGCACAAGTACGACCACGGGCATGTGCTGGTCCTGTCTGGCGGGCCGGGGCGCACCGGGGCCGCGCGGTTGGCGGCGCGGGCGGCGTTGCGCATCGGGGCAGGGGCGGTCACGCTGGGTGTACCCCCTGCCGCGCAGTTGGAAGTCGCGGTTCAGGTCACTGCCGTCATGCTGGCGCGGGTCGGGGATGCCGCCGCCCTGCACGACCTGCTGGCGGAGGGGCGGTTTGCCGCCCTGTGCCTGGGCCCCGGTTTCGGCATGGATGCAAATCAGCAGGCGCTAGTGGAAGGGGCGTTGGACAGTGGGCTGCCCTGTGTGCTCGACGCGGATGCGCTCACGATCATCGGCAAGTCACCGACCCTGATTGCGGGACTGCACGACGCCTGTGTGCTCACCCCGCACCTCGGGGAATTCCGCCGGGTCTTTGGCGACATCGCTGCCAGTTTCGAAGCAAAAACAATGACAAAGGCGCAGGCGACGGCGCAGGCGGCGCAGAAGGCGGGCTGTACCGTGCTGCTTAAAGGGGCTGAGACGACAATCGCCGCGCCGGACGGAAGCGTCACCTGCCACGCTGCCACGGGGGCGCGGGCGGTGCCCTGGTTGGCCACTGCGGGGGCGGGGGATACGCTGGCGGGCATGATCACCGGTCTGCTGGCGCGGGGGGTGGATCCGGCAAGCGCCGCCGAAACGGCGACATGGCTGCACGCGGAATGCGCCCGCAGCTTTGGCCCCGGCCTGATCGCCGAGGACCTGGCAGAGGAGCTGCCAAAGGTTCTGAGGGGACTGGGCCTTTAG
- a CDS encoding NAD(P)H-hydrate epimerase: protein MSGAVPADCLTSAQMRAVERAAMASGAVTGRTLMERAGRGVVEALRARRSDLVVPGQRAVVLCGPGNNGGDGYVIARLLREAGLDVGVFGMGAIPDLPPDARANAEVWRELGEIASLEVVALPADGAPVLVIDSLFGIGQRGPLDDVLAPVHRAVGRCRGAVFMVAVDVPTGYDADAGTMLAAQPLSADLIVTFHRAKPAHRMPPLADTALVVAGIGL from the coding sequence ATGAGTGGCGCGGTCCCCGCGGATTGTCTGACCAGCGCGCAGATGCGCGCTGTCGAACGGGCCGCCATGGCATCAGGCGCGGTGACGGGCAGAACCCTGATGGAACGCGCGGGTCGGGGTGTTGTGGAGGCACTGCGCGCTCGGCGATCCGATCTGGTGGTGCCGGGACAGCGTGCAGTGGTGCTGTGCGGGCCGGGAAACAACGGCGGGGACGGCTATGTCATCGCACGCCTGCTGCGTGAGGCGGGGTTGGATGTAGGAGTGTTCGGCATGGGGGCGATACCGGATTTGCCGCCCGACGCCCGGGCCAATGCCGAAGTTTGGCGGGAATTGGGCGAAATTGCCTCGCTGGAGGTTGTTGCCCTGCCCGCTGACGGGGCGCCGGTGCTGGTTATTGATTCGCTTTTCGGGATTGGTCAGCGCGGGCCGCTTGACGATGTGCTGGCGCCGGTGCATCGGGCGGTGGGGCGGTGCCGTGGCGCGGTTTTCATGGTCGCCGTCGATGTGCCGACGGGTTACGATGCCGACGCGGGGACGATGCTGGCCGCGCAGCCGTTGTCCGCCGATCTGATCGTGACGTTTCACCGGGCCAAGCCCGCCCACCGGATGCCGCCACTGGCCGATACGGCGCTGGTGGTGGCGGGGATCGGCCTGTAA
- a CDS encoding lytic transglycosylase domain-containing protein — protein sequence MRHFRTLALSLSVATALAAPGLAATCGNNSGGFNAWKAAFANEARAAGVGQRGLDALASASYASGTIAADRNQKSFRYSLSKFMQVRGADTIVSQGRKRKAQNPGFYQSLERSYGVPAGVLIAIHGMETGFGGFMGNSSVVSAITTLAYDCRRSSFFVPHAIGALKLVDRGAITSNTKGAKHGELGHTQFLPGNALQYGVDGNGDGRVDFYNQTDALASTANFLRRKGWQPGQGYQEGQPNFRVIKQWNAATVYQQAIAIMGARIDG from the coding sequence ATGCGCCACTTCAGAACCCTTGCCCTTTCACTGAGCGTCGCGACCGCGCTCGCCGCACCGGGCCTCGCCGCGACCTGCGGGAACAACTCGGGCGGTTTCAACGCCTGGAAGGCGGCCTTTGCGAACGAAGCCCGCGCAGCGGGCGTGGGACAGCGCGGGCTCGATGCGCTGGCGTCGGCCAGCTACGCCTCCGGCACGATCGCGGCGGACCGCAACCAGAAATCCTTTCGCTACTCGCTGTCCAAATTCATGCAGGTGCGCGGGGCCGATACGATTGTATCCCAGGGCCGTAAACGCAAGGCACAGAACCCCGGTTTCTATCAATCGCTGGAACGGTCCTACGGCGTGCCCGCAGGCGTGCTGATTGCCATCCACGGCATGGAAACCGGTTTCGGCGGGTTCATGGGCAATTCCTCTGTCGTGTCGGCCATCACCACGCTGGCCTACGACTGCCGCCGCTCCAGCTTCTTCGTGCCGCACGCCATCGGCGCGCTGAAACTGGTGGATCGCGGCGCGATCACCTCGAACACCAAGGGCGCCAAACATGGCGAACTGGGCCATACCCAGTTCCTGCCGGGCAATGCCCTGCAATACGGCGTTGACGGCAACGGCGACGGCCGCGTCGACTTCTACAACCAGACCGACGCCCTTGCCTCCACCGCGAACTTCCTGCGCCGCAAGGGCTGGCAACCGGGCCAGGGATACCAGGAAGGGCAGCCGAACTTCCGCGTGATCAAGCAATGGAACGCCGCCACCGTCTACCAGCAAGCCATCGCGATCATGGGCGCCCGCATCGACGGTTAA